In Nicotiana tabacum cultivar K326 chromosome 21, ASM71507v2, whole genome shotgun sequence, one DNA window encodes the following:
- the LOC107778701 gene encoding ion channel CASTOR isoform X5: protein MVVVCFTSLLHKNFSLQYQVSDLQDEFSTLNARLRHCNISDSIDIIDSTPEHNISSASLKNTALILSLMMLSLPLVFIKYMEYVSNVRRLLDNTTEELSLNKRLAYRVDVFLSFHPYAKPLTLLIATLLLISLGGLALFGVTDDSIADCLWLSWTYVANSGNHANSEGIGPRLVSVSVSFGGMLIFAMMLGLVSDAISEKFDSLRKGRSEVVEQNHTLILGWSDKLGSLLNQLAIANESLGGGTVVVMAERDKEEMELDIAKMEFDFRGTSVICRSGSPLILADLKKVSVSKARAVVVLAEDGNADQSDARALRTVLSLTGVKEGLRGHIVVELSDLDNEVLVKLVGGDLVETVVAHDVIGRLMIQCARQPGLAQIWEDILGFENCEFYIKKWPQFHGMQFEEVLISFPDAIPCGIKVASSGGKIILNPDDSYLLQEGDEVLVIAEDDDSYAPAPLPMVQGGNLPKNIIIPKTTERILFCGWRRDMEDMILVLDAFLAHGSELWMFNEVCEKEREKKLTDGGLDISRLVNIILVNREGNAVIRRHLESLPLESFGSILILADESVEDSAIQADSRSLATLLLIRDIQAKRLPYREAMASKIHRGSSSQGSWREEMQQASDKSVIISEILDPRTKNLLSMSKISDYVLSNELVSMALAMVAEDRQINDVLEELFAEEGNEMQIRGADLYLCEGEELSFYEVLLRARQRREIVIGYRLANAEKAIINPPAKTERRRWSVKDVFVIIADKE, encoded by the exons GATGAGTTTTCAACGCTCAATGCCAGATTGAGACACTGCAACATTTCAGATTCTATTGACATTATTGACTCAACGCCAGAACATAATATTTCCAGTGCAAGTTTGAAAAATACGGCATTGATTCTCTCACTCATGATGTTGTCCCTTCCTCttgtttttattaaatatatggAGTATGTCTCTAATGTTAGAAGACTGTTGGACAATACCACTGAGGAATTATCTCTGAACAAGCGGCTAGCTTACCGGGTGGATGTATTCTTATCGTTTCATCCTTATGCTAAACCACTAACCTTGTTAATTGCCACTTTGCTCCTGATTTCTCTTGGTGGCTTAGCACTTTTTGGCGTGACAGATGATAGCATAGCAGACTGCCTTTGGTTATCATGGACATATGTTGCAAATTCAGGAAATCATGCTAATTCTGAGGGCATTGGTCCACGACTAGTGTCAGTTTCTGTTAGTTTCGGTGGAATGCTGATATTTGCCATGATGCTTGGACTAGTTTCTGATGCAATCTCAGAGAAatttgactcgctcaggaagggAAGAAGTGAAGTAGTTGAGCAGAATCACACACTTATACTTGGTTGGAGTGATAAGCTG GGATCATTACTGAATCAACTCGCAATAGCTAATGAGAGTTTGGGGGGTGGAACAGTTGTAGTCATGGCTGAGCGAGACAAAGAAGAGATGGAACTTGATATTGCTAAAATGGAGTTTGATTTTAGAGGAACTTCTGTCATATGTAGAAGTGGAAGCCCCTTGATTCTGGCTGACCTGAAAAAG GTGTCGGTCTCTAAGGCTCGTGCAGTAGTTGTCCTTGCTGAAGATGGGAATGCTGACCAG AGTGATGCCCGTGCTCTGAGGACAGTTTTAAGCCTCACAGGAGTAAAGGAAGGTCTTCGGGGGCACATAGTGGTTGAACTCAGTGATCTTGATAATGAGGTTCTTGTGAAACTTGTTGGTGGAGATCTTGTTGAAACTGTGGTGGCTCATGACGTAATTGGGCGATTAATGATCCAATGTGCTCGACAGCCAGGCCTTGCACAG ATATGGGAAGACATCCTTGGATTTGAGAATTGCGAGTTCTACATCAAGAAATGGCCACAGTTTCATGGCATGCAATTTGAAGAAGTCCTAATCAGTTTTCCTGATGCTATTCCTTGTGGCATCAAGGTGGCATCATCAGGTGGAAAAATAATACTGAATCCCGATGATTCCTATCTGTTGCAAGAAGGAGATGAGGTCCTTGTTATTGCTGAGGATGATGACTCATATGCTCCAGCACCACTGCCTATG GTTCAGGGAGGAAACTTGCCAAAGAACATAATTATTCCAAAGACTACAGAGCGGATTCTGTTTTGTGGTTGGCGACGAGATATGGAGGATATGATACTG GTATTGGATGCCTTCTTAGCGCATGGGTCAGAGTTGTGGATGTTCAATGAAGTTTGCgagaaggaaagagaaaagaagcTAACAGATGGTGGCCTAGATATTAGCCGGCTGGTGAACATAATACTGGTAAACCGCGAGGGTAATGCTGTTATACGACGACATCTAGAAAGTCTTCCCTTAGAATCATTTGGCTCG ATCTTAATTTTGGCTGATGAGTCAGTGGAAGATTCCGCAATTCAGGCTGATTCCAGATCACTTGCCACATTACTGTTAATACGAGACATTCAG GCAAAACGCCTTCCATATAGAGAAGCTATGGCTTCCAAAATTCACAGGGGTAGCTCCTCCCAAGGCTCCTGGAGAGAGGAGATGCAGCAGGCTTCAGATAAGTCAGTTATAATCAGTGAAATTTTGGACCCAAGGACTAAAAACCTCTTGTCTATGTCAAAGATAAGTGACTATGTTTTGTCAAATGAGCTTGTTAGCATGGCATTGGCCATGGTGGCAGAGGACCGTCAAATAAATGATGTATTGGAAGAACTTTTCGCTGAAGAG GGAAATGAGATGCAAATAAGAGGGGCAGATCTCTACCTTTGTGAGGGTGAGGAGTTGAGTTTCTACGAAGTGCTCCTACGTGCGCGACAAAGAAGAGAGATTGTGATTGGTTACCGTCTTGCTAATGCAGAAAAAGCTATCATCAATCCCCCAGCCAAAACAGAGAGAAGAAGGTGGTCAGTCAAGGatgtttttgttataatagctGACAAGGAATAA